ACTGCACAGAGAGCAGGGTCTGCACAGCCCCGGTGTCTCGGACCAAAGCCTGGCTCAGAGCTCCTCACACCAGACGTGCTGTCTCGCGGCACAGCAGCACCTGAGCTTTACCTTTATCTGCCTCTTCATGGTGATACAGAACAGCATGATGAAGTACATCACCAGGATGGGCCAGAACACCGGGACGTTGAAGGCCTCAAAGAAGGTGCACACCATGGCCACCAAGATGCCCTTGGTCGCCGCGTGCCTGCGGAAGGAGAGGAGGCCAGTGGTCAGTGCAGGAGGCAACCCCGGAGGGTCGGGGGAAGCTACGTGTGGCATGTGCCATGTACTGCATGGGACACAGACACAAAGCGTAAAAtgagcagtgggactgctggtgCCGCTCAGGCTGGTGGCTGGACAGAGATGCCATGTGCTGCAGGGTCACGTCTAGAAACCCAGTCCCAAGCCTCCAGCCCAAGTTCCACATGCCCGGCAGGCTGTCCCCCAATGGCCAAGCAGCATCCCGCAAAACAGGTGCAACTAGACCTCAGGGCCACCCGCCCTCCAGCCCAGGGCCAAACACTCCAGGGTCGCAGCCCTACTTCAAGTCCGTCTGGCTCTCCCTTTCTAGCAAGCAAAGGCTACCCCAGAGGACAGACAGGGCCCAGCCTCGCCCgctgcccacccctcccctaGCAGCCTGGGCCCAGCACTTCACACCCAACTGGGGCTGCACCTGCACCAGGAGGGTGGGGTGAAGAGGCCAATGACACAGGACAGgacagacacactcacagaccCTCCCACGTCCCCAGCCAGCGGGGTCATCTCCACCCCCCTCTCACACTCATCATTACATCACACACACGGGACCACCTCCAGGAGGCCTACAGACAAGTCAACCCCTCTTCACACCAACACCTGCCCTGTGCCCAGATCATCCAAGAACCAAGCGGGGAGGGAGCTAGTCCCCTCAGTGCAGAGCAGTGTACCCCCAGAAGCCGAGTCAGTCACCTACCCAGGACCCTCCACCCTGAAGCAGCCCTCTTTTTGTGGCTTCAAGGCACAGTGATGTTACTTTGCAACCCAGAGCAGGGTGGGCCCTGGAGGCCCCTAGGACTCCCCATGCCCAGCAGGCATATCTCACACTCTGGGTGAGACAACATCCAAGACAGGGAAACATACTAGAGCTGGCATTTCTCTGAGGAGTCTAGGCTGCCAGCTCACCAGAACCAAAACACCTGCCCAGCTCAGAGCCACGTGTGGAAACAAGCACGGCGGGGAGGAGCATGCAGGGAAGAGCATGGGACAAGGGGGAGCACAGAGGGACAAGCACGTGAGGAGCATGTGCAAGAAAAAGGGGGAACACACGGGGAGGAGCACGCATGGTGGTACATGGGTGGGGCGAGACGAACACGGGGGCAGGGACACAGGGGAAGAGGGACTCACCAGAACTTAAACTCTgggagcctcctgatgaagggtCGGAACTCCTCGTTCTGTTTGGTGGGTAATGAGGGGCCGTCATCTGAAAGGTCAGAGTCAGCAGGGTGAGGCGGGCAGTCCCGTCCTTCCTACAGTTCTAAGCTCCCCTAGGGCTTTGAACCAACAGCCCTGACACGTGAAACCCAGACTTTAACCAAACACAAAATGAGGATTTCGGCTGATTTAGAAACTGATTCACAGCTTTAGATTTGTATGAGAATTTCTCGTTAAGACCACTTCCAGAGATCGTGTAAAAAATTCACCCCCATGCCGATTTCCAGGAACCCATCAACCGGACGACCTGAGACctgaaaggaagggaagagacgAGCACACACAGCCACGAGCAGGCAGGGGCGGGAGCCGCATTGGCTCGAGGGGGGCACTGGGCTCGGGACAGCTGCCCTCCGCCACGAGCCGggaatcccaccccaccccacccgacCTAGGAAGGTGCCCTCCCCAGTGAcacatggagaaactgaggcctacACATAGGCCTCTTGCTTTCTAATTCCCCAAATGGCAACAGTAAATGAAAGGGTTGTTTCCTTTGATATTTTCATCAGATACTTCACAGAGAAAACACATAGTTCTAGTCATGATCTGCAGTCTGGACAGTGTCTCTGCCACAACGAGCAGGATCCCACGGGCTCCACAGGAGCTGCAATGGGTGTTACCAACATGGCAGCGTCGGCCCAAAGGAAGGCCTGAGCATCTGGTCATGCACCGCCTTATCCCCAGCTGGCTGGCAGGCATGCACTGAGGCCTCCATCTGGCCCAGGTATGCCAGGAGCAGCCAGAGCCAAGAACTCTTCAACCCACTGTCCTGGGACATCAAGGGGCCAGTGGCCTCAGTGAGCCACGCCAGCCAGTATGGATGCCTGCTTTTGCGAGAAGGGACCTTGGCTAGACCAGCTGCCTAGGAGGCAggccccagctcaccccaccctacccctccatcccacccctgcaCAGGATACACAGCCCCAAGGTTCAGTTTCCTCGTCTGCCAAACACAGAAAGGAAGAAGCGCCCACCTCCTGTGACTGTGACAGGGTTTATCAAGTCCTTCTACAAACTTGCCAGGATCACAGAAGTTCCAAGTACATTTTAAACACCTAAAGAACAGTCTCCAAAGTTGAGATTTCAAATGTTTCTGGAGAAAACAGCAGTTCTGTGAAGCACATAAAATCACAACTTGCCCCAAACAGTGAAGGAGGCACGCTCCACTGTACCTGAATCTTCCATTAACGAAGGGTCCACttttggagaaaggaaagctatgaagaGATTCAGGTGGTAGATTCCCAAGGCATAGGTCACGATGTACCAACCCTAGAAGAGAAGGGACATGGTCAGTGAAGCCACTCCGAACCCAGTCCTTGTCTCGACTGAACCCACGTGGATACAAGCTCAGAACAAGTGACAGAAGAGCAGTGAGCGTCCACAGTGACAGTGAGTCTCAGGCTGTACTGTGGGTCCTGAGCGTGGACAAGCCAGCGTCCAGTCAAATGCACCCAAAACCTAAAGCCAGCAGAGCCCCGGAAGAGAGCAGAAATGGGGTGCTTCACAAAGCCACACACCCAAGCTGCACACCCAGGTCACAGGTCCGTGCACACCCAGGTCACAGGTCCGTCCTTGCCAGCAGCCCCCAATGTGGACACGGGCCCCGAACCAGCCCAAGACCTGAGAGTTCAGCTCCCTGCAGCAGGTGTCTGGCACCACACACACCATGCGAGGACTGCTCACAGCCTCTGCCCAGAAGAAATCCAGAACCAGAAAATCAGGAAACCACCGAGTCACAGAGTATTATGGAGAAAAACCTTCCTCAGGAGACACAGAGGAGGGCGTACGTCTGCCACTGGGCTTCTTGGCCACATGGCACGTAGCATCTTAGTTcccgaccaaggatcgaacctgggccctacATTggaggtcctaaccactggactgccaggaaaatccTCAGCTCATTCTTAAAGGAGTGA
The Ovis canadensis isolate MfBH-ARS-UI-01 breed Bighorn chromosome 12, ARS-UI_OviCan_v2, whole genome shotgun sequence genome window above contains:
- the RER1 gene encoding protein RER1, with the protein product MSEGDSVGDSVHGKPSVVYRFFTRLGQIYQSWLDKSTPHTAVRWVVTLGLSFIYMIRVYLLQGWYIVTYALGIYHLNLFIAFLSPKVDPSLMEDSDDGPSLPTKQNEEFRPFIRRLPEFKFWHAATKGILVAMVCTFFEAFNVPVFWPILVMYFIMLFCITMKRQIKHMIKYRYIPFTHGKRTYKGKEDAGKTFAS